GTTGTTCTTTTGGTGTTTGGACAAACTAAAGTATTCACTTGATTcaagaaacaaaatatttttttggcaGAAATGATGACTAACCCAAAAGCACATCACACCGAGAGGTTCATTATCTGTTTTCAATATAGAATGTCAACATTATATTGCAGTTGTAATACATAGCAGCCCTAAAATACTGATTTTCTGCCTCTAAACGTACCCTTCCCATTGCTGAAGTGATAATTAGCTCCACTCTGGAATAGTTTATTTGGATAATTCTTTTCCTTCctattttgatttttaaatattacaatatttactgctaaaatataaaatatttccaATATCATTCAGCCTTACTCTATAGGTAAACTTGCAAACTGACTCAATTTCTCTAACCTAAACtattgcagaaagaaaaactaGTGTTATGATTATCAGTGGCAAAATTGCAGTTAACTGTTATTTGATGAAATCCGTCTGAAACTTAAATGCTACATATCAAAATTCTACCACTAATCATCAAACAAACTGTTTCATCAGTTAGCAATGATAAAAAGAAAAGTATGATCTTCTTGGATAAACGAGTGACAGTTTCAAAACAAAGCATCAGCCAAGCTGGCTGATGTGGGTAGAAAGataattgtatatttatttgcttttttattcacatttgttttttctgttatttatcAGTATTGATATGGCAATCTGAATTCATACAGCCATTTAAAGATATCAatttaaatatcaaaaatgCACATCTATATTAAATGAGGCACAGCACCATCCAAAAATCAACACTGCAGGATGATCTAATTCATATGACTGATTAATCATTCAACATCATCATAATGCACATAAACTATAGACATTCAACTGACCATATTCACAGTAGTTGTGGTGAATGTGGTGACACCTAGAAAAtcaccataggtgagggttcgTATGCAAGCTTGTGTGCGAGTGATGCCATCATGCCAGTTCAGCCATGTAGTATAAAGAGCAAGCTCTTGCTTCTGTGAGGATTGCTGTAATGGACTGTACCTAAggtggtttagaaaatggatccACTCAACAGTAACAGGAGAAGCCGTGGCCCGGGTGAGGTGAGCCCTTTACTCACCATACTGGCTATAGGAGAAGTCTGGCTGTGCCGGAGGGGCTTTGCTCATGTCCTGAGTTGGGGTGGTAGCCGGGGCAAAGCCTAGGGGTCCTGTTCCAGGTGTTGTGGGAGGAGGAGGCATTCCTTGTGGTACGAATTGGTCACCCTGAGGTGTGCCAAAACTGTACCCTTTGTtagtttggaaaaagaaaagttatttagactcaaatgacagaaagaaaacaatgtagttttttttaaacttctgaAGCCAATCAAAAGCAACAAGTTGAAACATTTATGAACATATACGAACGTAATAAAACAACATACTACCGGCCCTGATCATCTGTCCTTAACAATTTGAGtactctctgtgttggctcctTTTCAATAAATCTATATCAACAGCCTTCAGATTAGAAAACAGCCATAGCATACATGAAATGAAGAACCAGAGCTATCAAGAGGCCTGGGATTGAGCCCAAAATAGATTTTTTGGGTGTATCTCTTCCAGAATCAAACAGAGGGTGATGTTTTGATGACTTACCAAACTGAGGGGGTGTGCTATAGCCCTGCTGGGGATATCCCTGAGGTGCCCCAAATCCTCCTGCTGGGGGTGCTGCGACTAGAAACGTATTGAAAGGGGAGGGAGGCTGAGCAGGAGCTCCTCGGCCTGCTGGCAGAGGAGCACCGTATCCACCTGAGACAAACAAGACAGGTAATACATGAGCAGATTAGAAAGCACATATCTAAATGGGTTTGCTCGTATGTCACAAAACTAAGCAGCTCTGAACCCCACCCACTCTGTGTTCAATtatcatccaaataattgaagaCATGCAGTTATCATAATTGTTTAATTTCAGGTTTAATAAATATCTAACAAAAATCATGTAACAAAACCTACCTAAAGGTTGACCTGTGGACACCCAAACACCTGTCAAAGACaaacagtgtcagtgttttCTTGCTTTCTAAACATTCACAGAAGTTAAGGTGTTACTTATTCAATTAAAGATCGCAATCATTTTGGCTTCACGTCAAGCAGTTCTTCTGGCTTGTACATTCGCTATGTGAAAGCTGTCACCCTTACACTGTAGACAAACCCTCTGTGGTTTCGAACAGATGGCACAAACAGTGCAGCCAAAATGGAGGCAAACTGCGGCTCAGATACCAGTTGGCGCCTCTGGTATCTTTTTTCACACTAGAATGTCATGTTCCCAGAGGGAGACCTATTCACCCTCACTCACCCTGAGGCCCGTAGGTCTGATGCCAACTCTGAGCAGGCTGTGCAGCCCAGCCATTGGCTGCACTTAAGATGGCTCTGGGTCCCCACTGATTGGCTCCCAGCTGCCCAGGGCCAGGAGCTTTGCTGTCCCGAGGCTCAGCCTTCTTCACTTCAACCTGGACAAAGGACAAAGACAGCATAACTTGAAAGGGCAAAATTCAATGATTAGAGTGCCTCCCTCACCCCATCAATTACTTAGCTTGCAGTTCAGTTGAGATAGTCTTACTTAGGCTACATAAGATAGCTCAGTTCAGATATAAACATGTATTCTGGGCTTGTTACTGTTGACATCTTTGAAGCAATGTTTCTAAGGTACATTTGaatgaaatgcattaaaaaagaaCTTTTAGAAATGTAATCTAAAACAAATCTAAAACaagtatattaaaaatgtaatacacTTAGTATGGggaatacattttgtttatggtCAGTTTCTGTCCTGTAAAATGTACCTGAGAAACATTGTCCCTACAATTTTGTTGTATCTTATCCCttttaaatagataaaaattGCTGAAAGAAACTCTAGACTTACCTTACCCTGGCTAACGCGTTTAAGAACCTCAATTTAGGTCATTTTGTAGTAGAATTATGATAACAATTTTATATCTAactgtataaaataataaacatgcaTAGAATAATGGAGTCAtaagttttctttttcagaaatgAATCTTCATACTGTGTCAAACATAGGAGAAAAACAGGTAATATGATCTTCTGATAATAATCTGATTTATAAAATATGTAGatctgaaagaaaacaaaaaaaaaaactttagaaCCATGTCTACTTATAAACTAGAGCCAACCTGATCAGAGACAACATAAATTTTATCCCATTACTTCCAGTGCCCAACTATAGATGTCCCAGCCGCTCAAGAAAAGCGCACACACCAGGAGTGTAAAATGGGTAGGACAGAAATAGAACAGCTTCTAAATGGGCTGAGTTATTGGGGTCACCTTGAATCAAGAGCAAGGCGCGATATTTTTTCTGCTTGCAAAAGTAGCATAAAACGTGGTGACTTTCTTTTTCGCCttccctcttccctctctgtCGACCTAATTAGGCGCCAGTTTGAGCGAGTGGTCTGCGGCCCTCCACTCGACTACCTAGGCCCACTCCCGCGGGCTTCAGGGCTCAGAGTGATGGGAGGAAGCACAGAAGTCCTGGCGTCCGGCTCCAGAGCTGGGATTTGCAACACAGTTTGATATGCTCCAGTTTCTAAATTTATAACGTATGGCCCCCACCTCACTGAAGTCCCATTGCAATAATGTCATATGAAGAACAATAGCCTAGGTACTGGAGAACCTGTTTTCctgaaggaaaacaggacacaGTCAAGGAGAGTTGGTACGacagaataaatatataatgtaagaCAGCAACTCTCAGCCTGTACGGAAAACTACAGCAAACTTCATGGAAGTGGTTCGTCACTTTGAATCAGCACACAGCAGTCATGAGAGAGGGCAGAAAAATGCCAGGGGCCACTTCAAATTGGTGAGTAATAGATACACATCCACCAGTACACAGACTGCATGGGTGAACAAATCATACTCATTTCCAACTTTAGGGTGtttaaaagtcaaataaaatcaGCTGGCCTTTAATCATATCAGACTTGGGAAATCGTCTGAAAATGCAGTTTCTAATTAGTATTCTATTTATATTGCAATTTTGAAAATTTCAATTTATTAAACACAGCATTTTATTACACCAGACAACATCCATTGCCTTTTCACTGAAAAGCATACTACAGTAATGCTTTTTTGCCAGCATACTCGAAGCGAAGGGGAATCAAGTGGCAGGAGACGCACCCCTGGAGCAACACAGGTTTTAAAGCCTTGTTCAAAGCCGCAAAAACACTGCCCTGAAGGTCGGAGACCATCTAATACAAACAGTAGAATTCTAATACGAGGCTTATTTCTCATGCAAAACCTTTCATTTGTAGTAAGAAACATTACCTTTGctaaacattttatgtattaaaatttAGAGGGTAAATTGACACAGTATGGAGATTCCAAACCTGAGGTCACTTAATTGAGGCTTTGCTTTATCTTTAACTTCATGGATAATATCAATAACTCAAACAGTAAGTGACCTGGcagaaacaaaatgaataataaaaaatggaaaatgacatTGACCAGTCCTTTAGGTGAAAATGAATTATACGTCAAGTACTACGCAGATACAAACAAAACTCACCTCTCTTAGCTCAATAATTATCACCAGCATAAAACCACCTAAAGGAGTGGTCCAAGTAAACTAAACCTTGGGCGATTGCAGAAGCTGAGCTTAACATGACTCACTGCCAATGATTCATAGTCCAAAGCTGTATTCTTTGTGATGGCTAGTCTTTTATGCTATATTTAACATGAGAGCTGTACAAACCTTTAGCTACACATAACACAGATTCATTTCTGAATATGTGTCTCTTTTCAGGGAGGAAAAGCTGAAATTGGTTCACAGCGCTAACAGAGAACATTATCTGTCGCCCAAGCTTCAGTTTCTGCTTTAGGGTAAAATAAAACTACAACTACACACTTTTTTGCCCATGATGTCgtgaaaatgcatgttgacaGCCTGGTCCACTGATTGTTCGGCCTCGAAAGTAATAAATCCAAAACCTAGCCAACGACCAAAAGTGAATCAAGGTAGCAGGGTGTTGGGACAGAACAAGGTGAAGAACAGTTGAGGAGGGGGGGATCAAGGGGGCACCGGGGGTTTGGATGATGTCGCAACCTGTGATACAATAAAAATGGTTGTACAGGAACTCCAGTCTCATCTACACTTATAAAACTGATGgctcttgaagggttctttagtaaagataatggtacCACATAGAACTATGAAGACTCAATGAATCATTTGCCTGCTTAAATAATtctctgcatggtaaaatggttcttcagcctGATGGagaaaggctctatatagaggttttttgaaaatggttctgaacagcaccaaaaagggttctcctactgttacaagcttgaaaaAAGGCCCTATACAGCACCTTATctaacattctccatcaatccgaagaactgtttcaccatgcaaagaacaatttaggcatgcaaatggttcatcgagtgttcatggctctatgtggaaccactgtctttactaatgAACCCTAGAGTTTAGGGAAAAATTAACAATCTGTCCAAATGAACACTCACTTGATATAATCATTAACAACTAAATGAGCAGTGTCAGTGAGGACAGTGAAAACTAAATGTATTCAAAGTCAGGACTACAAACAAGACACTGTTGCACGTTAAAAATCTAAAAGTAATTATTTTCAAAGTTATTTATTCTCAATTTCTGTTGCTCCTGCAGTTTCATCCGAACCCCCCTTGAATGTCCCCTTGTTATATTCTTGTACAACAAACGCTGGCAGCAGCCACAATCATTAACGCATAAcaaaaatgatgaataaaactAATACATAATTGAACAGATTCTCAAAGTCTTCCCAAAATTACAGTACTTTGGGTAAACTAAGAGAACAGTGATTTACAACACAGCTACAAAAACACCACAGAGATAAAAGGCCAACATTTTACTTAAAAAGTCTGTGCATGACAAGGTTTTCATGAGGGGCAACCAAAGACAATGGGTTTTCTattcttttccttttaaattCCTTTATATCAGAAGAACCTTAAAAACAGCCCAAATGGAAGCTGTGTGCATAGTAGTAGAGAGCCTTGTACGTTTGTTCAAAAAAGTAAGAGAGGTTACATCAGGGGGACATTAGCCTAGTTCAGTCTGAAGCAGAGAGCAGTTCCTGAATTCaaggtcatttttattataaaggAGAGCATGAACTAGAGGACAGCAGCAGAGCGATAGCGCTTGAAGTTCTGCTGCAGCCTCAGCACCAGTTccaactccagcaacactgtgTGAACTAGTTTCAGTGCGATCAAATAACTGTGTGGCAGAACTGGGTTGTGAGAATCTCTCCACTTTGGGATCTAACCCGATTCCAATTAAGCATCCTTTGAGACCCAGGGGGGGATCTGAGATCTCTCATACTAAATGGAGCAGCTCCTCTTTTTAAACTAGCACTAAATATCCTGCTGACCTGCCCTTAATCAGAAGACCTAACTTCATTAAAGCATATTAAAGTTGTTAGCAATACAAGCTTCCGTCAATTTCTTACACTGTTGCAACCAGACTTCCTGACTAGGCTGCTCAACCTACATGACACAGGTCACAGAATGAGGACAGCAGAAAATTACACTTCAtaatctaaaaaataaaaaataaagatgaataTCACAAGGTACCAACAAAACAGTGCTTTTTAATTTCTAAAATATGCCTAGAACCCATCACTTGAATGTACTAAAGTATAATATTCTATTACATCAAGAAGATTTTCCATTAAGCCATGAGTATGTGAAAATGTAGACTGTAAACAATCAGTCAGTCAAAAGCCTTCTCAATTAGATTTGCTCAATTCTATAAAAACAGGCAACACATATTTTGACACATCATTGTAAATATGATGTGCCTTTAAAATACCATGCCTCAACAAGTTCATCTTTTTAAGATGACTGCATGCTAGTTTTAGCAGCACAACAGATGTGTTATGTGCCATCACAGAACTCTTTTTTACTACATTctcatctaatctttggctgcCTCTAAACGTGACATtctgtgtgcatatatatttatatatatatatatatacacacacacacacacacacacacacacacacacacacatacacataaatacatacatacatacatacatacacacacagaatgtcgtatatacacacagattatatatatatatatatatatatatatatatatatatatatatataaaccccTTTCTGGCCTTTATCTGTGTGGTGGTACTCTGAACAGTaacctgaagaaaaaaaaaacaaatctgagaAAAcagttaattacatttaaacagttcACAAGGAAGAGGGAatacaaaagaaagagagggctTACTTAATTTACTACATGTGGAAAATCATACGTCATTCAGAATATCAGTTAAACAGGAATGCATAACAAAGAACTTACTCAATGCCTATGgttaacaaaaagaaaagatcaaTGCCAATAATTCAAAATGCAAcacaaaatgttcaaatgacAAACTATTCCAAGTATTCTCAAAGAGACTGATATGGGTACTTTAAGAATTGGGGATTGTTTTGGAATTTTTTAAGCAAATGATGGGGAAAGAGCTCTGTGCAAAACACACTTAGTATTCGATATGCATGACAATAATGATTTCAAAATCACTgattatacaaatatatataattaggaTTGTTCCACAAAATCTACACTTAAATAAGTGTTGCTTGGTAATGTCTTTTTGACGTTCAGTATGGATGTGAAATGGCTTTTCTCTGTATTATCAAAATCTTTATAATTTCATTCAACATCAAAATGCACACTTAATTATAATTCCTCTTAAACCTGCAACTGTAGAATTTGTTCTAACCTTTGTCCTCATTTCACTGCAGCTTTCCTGTGGAATCTGTTTTGTTCTAATCATTTCAACAACATCAGGCTCATTTCACTTATTATCATTTATCAAAATTTTATCCATCAAACAGAGCTATTAGCAAGTATACACTGGCTTTGTTctagcaaaataaaaatgttcagaatccTAGGAATTTAGACTAATAAGCTCTTTTCAAATAAGAATAGTAAGGCTCAAAATATGAACAGCCAGCATGCAGGTCTAGACTGTACTTCAGGTCTAAAATCAAGTGCACCAGAAGCTGATTCAGTGACAGACGTTTAGACAATGCATAGGTCTACACTTTAGGTCAATGCTGTCGATTTGCCTTCTCACCATGCAGGATCTCTGCCACATGCCAAATACAGCATCAGAGATATGGCAGGTGAGAAATTATATCAGAATGTGCCCTGCTGAAGGACATAGAGTGAGACTCGCTTCTCTTTGGGTCAGAATAGTTTGTCATGAGCATGAAGATAGATGTAATGAGCACAGAACTAGATCAGCTTTTACCTCGGGGTCTCTGTTTCTCCGCATCATAGATCATTACCACTTCTGTCACCTTCAAGGAGGGAAATATATGACAAGTGGGTGAGCGAGCGAACTGAGCTGCCACTCAAAAGACTGATCTAAattcatcagcacaaactgtaGAGAGTCAGTCTTGTAGTGACaaattaaacacataaaaatacataaaatgtcatGAGCACACTGCCTTTAAATCAAAATGATACATTAAAATTGCTTAGaattaacactttactgtaaggTTGTTGCTTCCATTTCACCAGCTATCACTTCTAGTGATGGCAAACTTGCTTAGGAGACAAAAATATTGAAATGAGAACATAACCCATCTTACCACTCCAAATCTGTTAAAATAGTCCCTGAGTTCAGGTTCACCGCAGTTgtgaggaattccaccaacaaaTATCTTCTTGGATTTATTGCTGTCACTTTTACCTCCTTTCTAAAATGTATACAAATGAACCTCGGTTAAAAAGGAGGGCAATGAAAATGCTCTAACTCAATCATAAAAATGACTTTCACATGGCTTAGGAGCATACACTCATGCAAATTGGCAGAGCATACATTTACAAAATCCAACTGAGCACTGCATGGCCTGTTCTTTCCTCACTGTTTAACCTACCAACACTGTTTTACCAATAtgaacatcatttgaaaaacaaataGCCTGAACTATGACAATTTCATACTCACTAACACTACTCCTATCACACTGCTTACCCAGCCATCCTTTGCTCGTGTCTTCTCAGGCTGCATTCCTCTCGGAGTGCACGGCTTGGGATCAATCTACAGGAGCAGAGAGTTAAACCTCAATGATGaatatatttttctctttatgtAGTCGTAAATGCTGTCTGGAACCAATCgtattttttttcacaacatAAAGTGTGTTATGATTAAACCAAACTCCATCAGAAAAGCAATAAGCTGATGGTTCTCACATTTCTACCATCAAGGTTATGAGGTTTGGTGTCCAGTACAGTGCGAACACAGTTCGGGTCTTTAAACTTCACAAACCCAAATCCTCTGGACTGATTTGTGCTTTTGTCCTTCATGATGACGCAGTCCACAACCTCTCCATACTGGGAGAAGTAGTTTCGTAAAGTCTctaacaagagagagagaacaggtgATATCCTACAGCACATCCTTTCATACCACAAACAGGACTTCATTAACTGCGCACAGAAAACTAAATATGCCTTAATTTTCCTATTCAAATGACTCTTCTTAATAAAAATACTGCAATGACCACAAACTATCTATATAACGCTCTGACGTTATGAGGAGGATGGAATGATTTTGACACCTATACAGAAACTACTGGTGGGACATGTTTTAAAGAGAACAATTTGCAATTCACTTTCACCCAACAGAAACATCAGGATCTAAACATTAGGTTCGACAGTATCTACATTATCAATGTTTGCTCTTCTTCTTATGTGTAGTGTGGAGCAAACAGCAGCGAGTGGAGGAAGCTGCAGGAAGCATCTTCACACCCGCAGTTACTAATTTTCTGCTGTCAGTGTGAGAAGCACCGCAGAGGATTTCTAGATCCTTAGGATATTCAGCACAACTGCCTGAGATTCACTaaaccaaacaggttttataaAATAAGTGCGCAGGTGTGCTCACCTTGAGTTGTACTCCAGTCCAGTCCGCCCACAAACAGCTTCCTGTAAGACACGTAAGATGGTACAGCAGATGAAGAAGTGAAGCTTAAAGAAAGTTACTTCCATTCATGCAGCGATCACTTATGGTGATGGCAAGGCTGACATGTCTCGTCACTTTCGGTTTTATCACGAACTTGCAGCTTGACACTTAATTCGTCATTCTTGTCTTACTGCCCATCAACAAACACCAACGGTAGGTTAACTACCTTAGGTCCGAGCACAAACGTGACATCCCCTGCTCTGCAGAATTAGCTTCGCTTCGGAAAACAATGTACAGGAATTTAACGCCAATGTAAATATTAAGTTTGAGCACTTCACAGTATTTACTCTCACGATACACAATAACAGAGGTCGAAATTCAGCTAATAACCTAGCTCGCTAATTAACGAGCTAACAGTAGCTAACTTGCAAGTAAAGACACTTTGACAGCTaggttagctggctagctatgAATGAGTCGCTGAAGCGTTCAACTCATTTTAGCAAACAAAGAAAAGCCCTGTTCTCAGCCCACCACTGCTGCTCATGAAGTTCgtctcttctgtttctccaaCTGGTCGGTCACCTTGCTGAAAGACAGGTAAGTTGGCTAACAGCCGAAGCTAGCTAAAAGAAAACGACGGTTGACGGCTCCTCCGCTAGCGCAGTGCTGGGCTAACCTACAGCACGGCCGTTTGTTGCAGCTCGGCTCGCTGCGCAGGTCGGTGCCTCTGTAGCTCTCTACGATGACGTGATGGTAAGATTTTAATCTGCTTTCGGTGCACAAAAAATCGGCATTTGTAACCAAAAAATGGTGTCTGTCTCACCCAATTTCGTCTCCCGCTAGGTTGTTGTTCATTTCTGTAGCAAGAGTTGTGGACTGGAGTGCTGACATCAGTCTGCTGCCTCAGTCTCCTCCAAACTAAGccgtctctcctctctccgACTGGCCCGGGAAGGTCACTCCGCTTTCGGTTCAAACCCGGTCTGCGCAACGCTGACGCGCCGCCACGGGGGCCCCCTGCAGGGGGGGGCGTCAGGAGGACTACGGGTGCTGGGAGTTGTAGTCATTTCAGCTCGATGCCGTGTACATGATGTATATTAAAAATCTGCTTTTAAATCAGAAACATAGTGAATGGCATTAAATAGTTATTTATCAGGACAGTACGTATTTGTTTGCTTAGAAAAACTctaatattaaaatgattaaaatgaataaaattaccATAAGTAGAGAGTTTGTGTTTCTGAtttagagctgggcaatatgacaatattttattgttaccgTGATACattttatcacaatatgcttttctaagcGTGTCATGGATATTATGAGTGCTTAAAGGACACAGACCAGCTGCATGTTtgataattaggcctgtttaatcagATTTAGTGATGATAATATTTATAGTAATTATTTAACTAATAACTtcaaatagaaataaaactattttgatattgtgtatcatgaaaatgtcatgatattATTTTTGCTATGTTACCCATCCCTAATCTGACTATGTTCACTTAACCCTTACCAAAGCTCTTTTTGTGGCAGCCCAGTATTAACTGTAGTTATCATTCAGTGCCTACATAGGTTTAACCAGTGCTTCATTAACTCAGGTGTGTTGGTGGTGGAGTTTGGCCAGTGCAGAGAATTTCAGAACAAATTTtgtcacacaaaatatatagagataagttttatttacattttgcaatatTCACAGAAATAAGTCATTGTAATTCAACTACTGTAATTTAAGTCATTGTAATTTAACTACTGAAAGACAAGGTATAAACATGATAACATGGAGCAAGCTGGCCAATGTAGTCTGAAATATCCCATCCCATCATATTTCTCTCAGTCACAAGCTTATTACAAATATGGGCTGTGAACTGGGAATGTTTTTGGCCAGAGCAATATGTAAAAAAACTATGAAGAACAAAAAAGTGATTTCTTGAAATTAAAATTGTGACTTATTTATCGTAGGGATGGTCAATACCATTGATTTTATTATGAATCCAATATCAGGTCATTCCGAGGCTAATATCTCGATAACAATACCAGTACTGATCCTTTTAAAAGTACCCTTaggcacaaaaataaaatggggAACTTTTGTCATTTCTACAGTGAAAAGTGGTAAGTGGGGACCTTAAATGTTTTAAGTGCaagtttttctgtctgtctgtgaagCTGAAGGAGGTACATAAGGAAAGGTAGTTCCAATCCTGCATTTGCAACAATAATCAGCATCAAATTCACATTCAGTTTCATGAAAAGATATTGTGTGGAGGTACTGATTGTTAAAAAGAAGCATCAATATTGTTAAATTTCTAAGTATCATCTTTAGTTTATCTACTTACTCGATACATTAATATTCAGCCATCCTAATTCCAGTCTTGAATATCAATCTTTCTTTCAGTTATCACACTTTAGAGGGTTATTTTATGTTGCTTGTACATTATTTTGTGTACTGTATGTttcatatattttgttttttgttcatttttattgggATGTATTTGGGCATGAATGGACTACAACGGCTTACAGTATAGCTTGAAGTGCCCTTTGCTTAGTAAGACAGCAAAGCATTTAGTGATGTGGCATTTGCAAACAAGTTGTGTCTTTTAGGTGAACGATGAGGgccttttttttgtgtgtgtttaattgaACACACAACAAATGGGTAGATCTTATGACCCTGTAACTGAAAATCACAGGAACCCATCAGGGATCTCCTTGAAACATCCCAGCTTTGCCCAAAACCTGTCATTCCTAGCCATGTTTCCAAAAGTGCCTTGTTAGACCATTTGATTTTTGACTTTTGTCTACTTCTGTTTGTCGATGCCTGATTATGGCTTTGTGTTTATATAGTGATCCCTGCCTGTTAAATACAAACATAATTGCAATTGTTGTTAATTAGAAGTTGGACTAAGGGTTTTATTGACATTTAAATGATAGATAATATTGCTTT
This Pygocentrus nattereri isolate fPygNat1 chromosome 15, fPygNat1.pri, whole genome shotgun sequence DNA region includes the following protein-coding sequences:
- the dazap1 gene encoding DAZ-associated protein 1 isoform X1 yields the protein MSALQSTTLATEMNNNLAGDEIGKLFVGGLDWSTTQETLRNYFSQYGEVVDCVIMKDKSTNQSRGFGFVKFKDPNCVRTVLDTKPHNLDGRNIDPKPCTPRGMQPEKTRAKDGWKGGKSDSNKSKKIFVGGIPHNCGEPELRDYFNRFGVVTEVVMIYDAEKQRPRGFGFITFEAEQSVDQAVNMHFHDIMGKKVEVKKAEPRDSKAPGPGQLGANQWGPRAILSAANGWAAQPAQSWHQTYGPQGVWVSTGQPLGGYGAPLPAGRGAPAQPPSPFNTFLVAAPPAGGFGAPQGYPQQGYSTPPQFGYSFGTPQGDQFVPQGMPPPPTTPGTGPLGFAPATTPTQDMSKAPPAQPDFSYSQYGLGNYPQDPSAYGPTRPSHSYGQDEQGYSAVVHIPCSHVCIFYISYTQFCSQHCILNTATCLFSSVHSLGYSLLLNIHLPVIGKL
- the dazap1 gene encoding DAZ-associated protein 1 isoform X2, which gives rise to MSALQSTTLATEMNNNLAGDEIGKLFVGGLDWSTTQETLRNYFSQYGEVVDCVIMKDKSTNQSRGFGFVKFKDPNCVRTVLDTKPHNLDGRNIDPKPCTPRGMQPEKTRAKDGWKGGKSDSNKSKKIFVGGIPHNCGEPELRDYFNRFGVVTEVVMIYDAEKQRPRGFGFITFEAEQSVDQAVNMHFHDIMGKKVEVKKAEPRDSKAPGPGQLGANQWGPRAILSAANGWAAQPAQSWHQTYGPQGVWVSTGQPLGGYGAPLPAGRGAPAQPPSPFNTFLVAAPPAGGFGAPQGYPQQGYSTPPQFGYSFGTPQGDQFVPQGMPPPPTTPGTGPLGFAPATTPTQDMSKAPPAQPDFSYSQYGLGNYPQDPSAYGPTRPSHSYGQDEQGYSAGYGQT
- the dazap1 gene encoding DAZ-associated protein 1 isoform X3, producing the protein MSALQSTTLATEMNNNLAGDEIGKLFVGGLDWSTTQETLRNYFSQYGEVVDCVIMKDKSTNQSRGFGFVKFKDPNCVRTVLDTKPHNLDGRNIDPKPCTPRGMQPEKTRAKDGWKGGKSDSNKSKKIFVGGIPHNCGEPELRDYFNRFGVVTEVVMIYDAEKQRPRGFGFITFEAEQSVDQAVNMHFHDIMGKKVEVKKAEPRDSKAPGPGQLGANQWGPRAILSAANGWAAQPAQSWHQTYGPQGVWVSTGQPLGGYGAPLPAGRGAPAQPPSPFNTFLVAAPPAGGFGAPQGYPQQGYSTPPQFGYSFGTPQGDQFVPQGMPPPPTTPGTGPLGFAPATTPTQDMSKAPPAQPDFSYSQYGYGQT